In Sphaerodactylus townsendi isolate TG3544 linkage group LG13, MPM_Stown_v2.3, whole genome shotgun sequence, one DNA window encodes the following:
- the PES1 gene encoding pescadillo homolog, which translates to MGGLEKKKYERGSATNYITRNKARKKLQLSLADFRRLCILKGIYPHEPKHKKKVNKGSTAARTFYLLKDIRFLFHEPIVNKFREYKVFVRKLRKAYGKKEWNTVERLRDNKPSYKLDQIVKERYPTFIDAVRDLDDALSMCFLFSTFPRTGKCHVQMIQLCRRLTVEFLNYIIAARALRKVFLSIKGIYYQAEVMGQLVTWITPYAFAHDHPTDVDYRVMATFTEFYATLLGFVNFRLYQSLNLHYPPKMEGQAAVELKPEEGEPYALDSESYMEKLSALSGSLARVVAPNPEDETEVDEFPVEGESTEQEEARQKEQEALEKQKNLFEGLRFFLNREVPREPLAFVIRCFGGKVSWDKSVSIGATYNVADPAITHQIVDRPNIEKKVIGRYYIQPQWVFDSVNARLCLPVADYFVGVLLPPHLSPFVAEKDGDYIPPEKMKLLALQRGEDPGEESEEEEEEDEGADATESSEGEQDSDKEDEERLKKLEGERSQSKNLPVKVTPGKAIKEDKQRLAQEQQSEEKRLAIMMMKKREKYLYQKIMFGKKRKIREANKLAEKRKAHDAASKLEKKKNKKARRE; encoded by the exons ATGGGTGGCTTGGAGAAAAAGAAG TATGAGCGAGGCTCTGCCACCAACTACATCACAAGAAACAAAGCCCGGAAGAAATTGCAGCTAAGCCTGGCAGATTTCAG GCGACTGTGTATCCTAAAAGGGATTTACCCCCATGAGCCCAAGCACAAGAAGAAAGTGAACAAAGGCTCCACAGCTGCCCGGACTTTTTATCTTCTTAAAGACATCAGATTTCTCTTTCATGAACCAATTGTTAATAAATTCCGGGAATATAAG GTGTTCGTCCGTAAGTTGCGCAAGGCATACGGCAAGAAGGAATGGAACACTGTGGAACGACTCAGAGACAACAAGCCCAGCTATAAGTTGGACCAGATTGTCAAGGAGAG ATACCCCACTTTCATTGATGCTGTGCGGGACCTGGACGACGCCCTCTCCATGTGCTTCCTCTTTTCGACTTTTCCTCGCACTGGCAAGTGTCACGTTCAGATGATCCAGCTTTGCCGCCGACTCACTGTGGAGTTCCTCAACTACATCATTGCTGCACGTGCTCTCCGCAAG GTGTTCCTGTCCATCAAAGGCATCTACTACCAGGCTGAAGTGATGGGGCAGCTTGTCACCTGGATAACACCTTATGCCTTTGCCCACGAT CACCCAACAGATGTGGATTACAGGGTGATGGCCACCTTCACCGAGTTCTATGCCACTCTCCTCGGCTTTGTCAACTTTCGCCTGTACCAGTCTCTCAACCTGCACTACCCACCAAAG ATGGAAGGCCAAGCTGCAGTTGAGCTAAAGCCAGAGGAAGGGGAGCCATACGCCTTGGACTCTGAAAGCTACATGGAG AAACTCTCAGCTCTCAGTGGCAGTCTGGCCCGAGTGGTTGCTCCAAACCCAGAGGATGAGACAGAAGTGGATGAGTTCCCCGTGGAGGGT GAGAGCACAGAGCAAGAGGAGGCTCGGCAAAAGGAACAGGAGGCCCTGGAGAAGCAGAAGAACCTCTTTGAGGGGTTGCGTTTCTTTCTGAACAGGGAGGTGCCCCGGGAGCCGCTCGCTTTTGTGATCCG GTGCTTTGGAGGCAAAGTATCATGGGACAAGTCTGTTTCCATTGGTGCAACATACAATGTGGCAGACCCAGCCATCACTCACCAAATAGTTGACCGGCCTAACATTGAGAAAAAGGTCATTGGCAG gtATTATATCCAGCCACAGTGGGTCTTTGACTCAGTCAATGCCAGGCTGTGCCTTCCAGTGGCAGACTATTTTGTTGGTGTGCTGCTTCCTCCACACCTCTCGCCATTTGTTGCTGAAAAAGATGGGGACTACATACCTCCAGAGAAGATGAAACTGCTCGCCCTGCAGAGAGGCGAGGACCCAG GAGAAgaaagtgaggaggaggaggaggaagatgaaggTGCAGATGCAACAGAAAGCTCTGAAGGGGAACAGGACTCTGATAAAGAAGATGAGGAACGACTGAAGAAGTTGGAAGGCGAGAGGTCTCAGAGCAAG AATCTCCCAGTCAAAGTGACACCCGGCAAAGCCATTAAAGAAGACAAGCAGCGGttggcgcaagagcagcagagtgaAGAGAAACGCTTGGCCATTATGATGATGAAGAAACGTGAGAAATACCTCTACCAGAAGATCATGTTTGGGAAGAAGCGAAAGATCCGAGAG GCTAACAAGTTGGCAGAGAAACGCAAAGCTCATGATGCAGCATCAAaattagagaaaaagaaaaacaagaaggcaAGACGCGAGTAA